In one Kitasatospora cineracea genomic region, the following are encoded:
- a CDS encoding GNAT family N-acetyltransferase has product MITLRAETVRTDRLDLLPLRVEHADEMAAVLSDPGLHTFIGGAPDSARELRSRYERLVAGSPDPGESWCNWVVRLRGAACLVGYVQATVTADDRGAAAEIAWVTGTSWQRRGIAAEAARGLVAWLRRHPVHTVTAHVHPDHRASAAVATAAGLTPTDRSHDGETRWQLTIG; this is encoded by the coding sequence GTGATCACCCTCAGAGCCGAAACCGTCCGCACCGACCGGCTGGACCTGCTTCCCCTGCGGGTCGAGCACGCCGACGAGATGGCCGCGGTGCTGTCCGACCCGGGCCTGCACACCTTCATCGGTGGTGCCCCGGACAGCGCCCGGGAGCTGCGCAGCCGCTACGAACGCCTGGTGGCCGGCTCACCGGATCCCGGTGAGTCCTGGTGCAACTGGGTCGTCCGGCTCCGCGGCGCCGCCTGCCTGGTCGGCTACGTCCAGGCGACGGTCACCGCCGACGACCGCGGAGCCGCTGCGGAGATCGCCTGGGTGACGGGCACCTCCTGGCAGCGACGCGGCATCGCCGCCGAAGCCGCCCGAGGTCTCGTCGCCTGGCTCCGACGGCACCCGGTGCACACGGTCACCGCCCACGTCCACCCCGACCACCGGGCGTCCGCCGCCGTCGCCACCGCGGCCGGGCTCACCCCCACCGACCGGTCGCACGACGGAGAGACCAGGTGGCAGCTGACGATCGGTTGA
- a CDS encoding discoidin domain-containing protein: MVLAFVAVLIATLALAVNQAAPARAEGTLLSQGKTATASSTENGGTPASAAVDGNAGTRWSSAAADPQWLQVDLGATDTITSVALTWEAAYAKAYRIQTSNDGTTWTDVYTTTTGQGGSETLAVNGTGRYVRVLGTQRATQYGYSLWEFQVYGTAGTGTGTGTCSTTNAALNKAATASSTENGGTPASAAVDGNAGTRWSSAAADPQWLQVDLGSSQNVCGVQLSWEAAYAKAYQIQVSADGATWSTVYSTADGRGATELITLSGTGRYVRVLGTQRATQYGYSLWEFQVFTGGGGGNPGGGKTLLSYGKPGTASTSQDSGNCPGCAPAKAFDEDPATRWATSDTNGWVDPGWIAVDLGATAHVTQVVLQWDPAYAKAYQIQVSPDGSNWTSVYSTTEGKGFKETVDVDGTGRYVRMYGTQRATPYGYSLWTFDVYGTGGSPTPPPALPPNPANPPRLVWSDEFNGAANTKPDPAKWTQDPGNGQNGELELYTNGDNTNLDGNGNLVIEARKEANGQYTSGRINTHGHLDFTYGHVEARIKVSGTQGLWPAFWMLGSNFKSGTPWPNCGEIDIMEHVGKVADSVYSTLHAPAYNGAGGYGSPYTLAGSDFASDFHTYAVDWDSTHMTFAVDGHNFFTVDRSTLEQTRGPWVYDHPFYIILNNAVGGDWPGNPDATTVLPQKMIVDYVRVSQ; encoded by the coding sequence CTGGTCCTCGCGTTCGTCGCCGTCCTGATCGCGACCCTCGCGCTCGCCGTGAACCAGGCCGCCCCCGCCCGCGCCGAGGGCACCCTGCTGTCGCAGGGGAAGACCGCCACCGCCTCCTCCACCGAGAACGGCGGCACCCCGGCCTCCGCCGCGGTCGACGGCAACGCCGGCACCCGCTGGTCCTCGGCCGCCGCCGACCCCCAGTGGCTCCAGGTCGACCTCGGCGCCACGGACACCATCACCTCCGTCGCCCTCACCTGGGAGGCCGCGTACGCCAAGGCGTACCGGATCCAGACGTCCAACGACGGCACCACCTGGACGGACGTCTACACGACCACGACCGGGCAGGGCGGCTCCGAGACCCTGGCCGTGAACGGCACCGGCCGCTACGTCCGCGTCCTCGGCACCCAGCGCGCCACCCAGTACGGCTACTCGCTCTGGGAGTTCCAGGTCTACGGCACGGCAGGCACCGGCACCGGTACCGGCACCTGCTCGACCACCAACGCCGCCCTGAACAAGGCCGCCACCGCCTCCTCCACCGAGAACGGCGGCACCCCGGCCTCCGCCGCGGTCGACGGCAACGCCGGCACCCGCTGGTCCTCGGCCGCCGCCGACCCGCAGTGGCTCCAGGTCGACCTGGGCTCCTCGCAGAACGTCTGCGGCGTCCAGCTGTCCTGGGAGGCCGCGTACGCCAAGGCGTACCAGATCCAGGTCTCGGCGGACGGCGCCACCTGGAGCACCGTCTACTCGACGGCCGACGGCCGTGGCGCGACCGAACTGATCACCCTGTCCGGCACCGGCCGCTACGTCCGCGTCCTCGGCACCCAGCGCGCCACCCAGTACGGCTACTCCCTCTGGGAGTTCCAGGTCTTCACCGGCGGCGGGGGCGGCAACCCGGGCGGCGGGAAGACCCTGCTCTCGTACGGCAAGCCCGGCACCGCCTCGACCTCCCAGGACAGCGGCAACTGCCCGGGCTGCGCGCCGGCCAAGGCGTTCGACGAGGACCCGGCGACCCGCTGGGCGACCAGTGACACCAACGGCTGGGTCGACCCGGGCTGGATCGCCGTCGACCTCGGCGCGACCGCGCACGTCACCCAGGTGGTGCTGCAGTGGGACCCGGCGTACGCCAAGGCGTACCAGATCCAGGTCTCGCCGGACGGCAGCAACTGGACCAGCGTCTACTCCACCACCGAGGGCAAGGGCTTCAAGGAGACCGTCGACGTCGACGGCACCGGCCGGTACGTGCGGATGTACGGCACCCAGCGCGCCACCCCGTACGGCTACTCGCTGTGGACCTTCGACGTGTACGGCACCGGCGGCAGCCCCACCCCTCCGCCCGCCCTCCCGCCGAACCCGGCCAACCCGCCGCGCCTGGTGTGGAGCGACGAGTTCAACGGCGCCGCGAACACCAAGCCGGACCCGGCCAAGTGGACCCAGGACCCGGGCAACGGCCAGAACGGCGAACTGGAGCTCTACACCAACGGCGACAACACCAACCTGGACGGCAACGGCAACCTCGTCATCGAGGCCCGCAAGGAGGCCAACGGCCAGTACACCTCCGGCCGGATCAATACCCACGGCCACCTCGACTTCACCTACGGGCACGTCGAGGCCCGGATCAAGGTCAGCGGCACCCAGGGCCTGTGGCCCGCGTTCTGGATGCTCGGCTCGAACTTCAAGTCCGGTACGCCGTGGCCGAACTGCGGTGAGATCGACATCATGGAGCACGTCGGCAAGGTCGCGGACTCGGTGTACTCCACCCTGCACGCCCCGGCCTACAACGGCGCAGGCGGCTACGGCTCGCCGTACACCCTCGCCGGGTCGGACTTCGCCTCCGACTTCCACACCTACGCCGTCGACTGGGACTCCACCCACATGACGTTCGCGGTGGACGGCCACAACTTCTTCACCGTCGACCGCTCGACGCTGGAGCAGACCCGCGGCCCCTGGGTGTACGACCACCCCTTCTACATCATCCTCAACAACGCCGTCGGCGGTGACTGGCCCGGCAACCCCGACGCCACCACCGTCCTGCCGCAGAAGATGATCGTCGACTACGTCCGCGTCTCGCAGTGA
- a CDS encoding beta-glucosidase: MRRPHLRTALAGPLAALLVAGALATLGSPAASAADQPWTNAAQTPEQRADELLAAMTQAEKLTMLHGGPSCGYAGCIPANTRLGIPALHFQDGPVGAGDGLTGVTQLAAPVSGAASWDPDLMRAYGQVLGAEQWGKGTNVVLAPTVNIVRDPRWGRAFESFGEDPYLAGQIGAADIAGIQSQGPMAQVKHFAVYNQETNRNSTADNAVVSDRAEREIYLPAFEAAVQQGVDSAMCSYSSVNGAFACENGPLLNGVLKGDLGFKGFVTADWGATHSTVASANNGLDVEMPGSDYYGTALTNAVNAGQVSQATIDDHVRRVLVPMFRRGLFDHPQNGNRDAVVTTAANAAVAQRVAEEGSVLLKNDAAVLPVAPSVKSIAVIGDDAGAGVMTQGGGSAAVNAPHVVTPYQGVKARAGAGTTVTFAQGGPSADGSLPPVPSSALKPSSGTGTGLYGEYHNSTDLSGPVVASRVDAAVDAVWGGQSPAAGVNATNWSAKWTGTLTPPTSGSYQFSLNSDDGSRLLVNGQQVINNWYNQGPTTRTGSITLTAGQPVSIEVDYYQAGGGSNATLGWSVPGQSAHDQAVAAARDSQLALVFVSDFQSEGSDLRDIDLSAAQNQLVADVAAVNPHTVVVVNSGSAVTMPWADSVQGIVENWYPGQEAGTAIAALLYGDVNFSGKLPVTFPKSLADVPAASTAQWPGQNGSVQYSEGVDVGYRWYDAKNKQPLYPFGHGLSYTTFGYSGLTVSAPDAAGNVAVGFDVTNTGTRAGSEVAQVYVGQPATSGEPPKNLRGFRKVTLDPGQSQHVTLTLDARSFQYWNGSWTTATGTHTVSVGSSSRDLRLTGQTTVTGGTGGTGGGLTLLPRTGWSASASATGGGDVPANMLDGSAGSRWSSGTPMASGQSVTVDTGAVRPLARITMDSAGSASDYARGYQVFLSSDGVTWGSAVASGSGTGALVTVDFPAQSARYVKVVQTGTSSSWWSIAEFNAYTSGGAVSVLPRTGWSASASATGGGDVAANMLDGSAGSRWSSGTPMASGQSVTVDTGAVRPLARITMDSAGSASDYARGYQVFLSSDGVTWGSAVASGSGTRALVTVDFPAQSARYVKVVQTGTSSSWWSIAEFNAYG, translated from the coding sequence GTGCGCCGTCCTCATCTGCGAACCGCCCTGGCCGGGCCACTCGCCGCCCTCCTGGTGGCCGGGGCCCTGGCCACCCTCGGCAGCCCGGCGGCGAGCGCCGCCGACCAGCCGTGGACCAATGCCGCCCAGACCCCCGAACAGCGCGCCGACGAACTGCTCGCCGCGATGACCCAGGCCGAGAAGCTGACCATGCTGCACGGCGGGCCGTCCTGCGGCTACGCGGGCTGCATTCCGGCCAACACCCGCCTCGGCATCCCCGCACTGCACTTCCAGGACGGCCCGGTGGGCGCCGGCGACGGCCTGACCGGCGTGACGCAGCTGGCCGCCCCGGTGTCCGGCGCGGCCAGCTGGGACCCGGACCTGATGCGCGCCTACGGCCAGGTGCTCGGCGCCGAGCAGTGGGGCAAGGGCACCAACGTGGTGCTGGCCCCGACGGTCAACATCGTCCGGGACCCGCGCTGGGGCCGGGCCTTCGAGTCGTTCGGCGAGGACCCGTACCTGGCCGGGCAGATCGGCGCCGCCGACATCGCGGGCATCCAGAGCCAGGGCCCGATGGCGCAGGTGAAGCACTTCGCGGTCTACAACCAGGAGACCAACCGCAACTCGACCGCCGACAACGCGGTGGTCTCCGACCGGGCCGAACGGGAGATCTACCTGCCGGCGTTCGAGGCCGCCGTCCAGCAGGGCGTCGACTCCGCGATGTGCTCGTACTCGTCCGTCAACGGCGCCTTCGCCTGCGAGAACGGGCCGCTGCTGAACGGCGTCCTCAAGGGCGACCTCGGCTTCAAGGGCTTCGTCACCGCCGACTGGGGCGCCACCCACTCCACCGTCGCCTCGGCCAACAACGGCCTGGACGTGGAGATGCCGGGCAGCGACTACTACGGCACCGCGCTGACCAACGCCGTCAACGCGGGCCAGGTGTCGCAGGCCACGATCGACGACCACGTCCGCCGGGTGCTGGTGCCGATGTTCCGCCGCGGCCTGTTCGACCACCCGCAGAACGGCAACCGGGACGCGGTCGTCACGACCGCCGCGAACGCCGCCGTCGCGCAGCGGGTCGCCGAGGAGGGCAGCGTCCTGCTGAAGAACGACGCCGCGGTGCTGCCCGTGGCGCCCTCGGTCAAGTCGATCGCGGTGATCGGCGACGACGCCGGGGCGGGCGTGATGACCCAGGGCGGCGGCAGCGCCGCCGTCAACGCCCCGCACGTGGTGACGCCCTACCAGGGCGTCAAGGCCCGCGCCGGGGCCGGCACGACGGTGACCTTCGCCCAGGGCGGCCCGTCCGCCGACGGCTCGCTGCCGCCGGTGCCGTCCAGCGCGCTCAAGCCGTCCAGCGGCACCGGCACCGGCCTGTACGGCGAGTACCACAACAGCACCGACCTGTCCGGCCCGGTCGTGGCGAGCCGCGTCGACGCGGCCGTCGACGCGGTCTGGGGCGGCCAGTCGCCCGCCGCCGGGGTCAACGCCACCAACTGGTCGGCGAAGTGGACCGGCACGCTGACCCCGCCCACCAGCGGCAGCTACCAGTTCTCGCTGAACAGCGACGACGGCAGCCGCCTGCTCGTCAACGGCCAGCAGGTCATCAACAACTGGTACAACCAGGGCCCCACCACCCGCACCGGCAGCATCACCCTGACCGCCGGCCAGCCGGTCAGCATCGAGGTCGACTACTACCAGGCCGGCGGCGGCAGCAACGCCACCCTCGGCTGGTCGGTGCCCGGCCAGAGCGCCCACGACCAGGCCGTCGCGGCCGCCCGCGACTCCCAACTGGCGCTCGTCTTCGTCAGCGACTTCCAGTCCGAGGGCTCCGACCTGCGCGACATCGACCTGTCCGCCGCACAGAACCAGCTCGTCGCGGACGTCGCCGCCGTCAACCCGCACACCGTCGTGGTCGTCAACAGCGGCTCCGCCGTCACCATGCCCTGGGCGGACTCGGTGCAGGGCATCGTCGAGAACTGGTACCCCGGCCAGGAGGCGGGCACCGCGATCGCCGCGCTGCTCTACGGCGACGTCAACTTCTCCGGCAAGCTCCCCGTGACCTTCCCGAAGTCGCTCGCCGACGTGCCCGCCGCGAGCACCGCGCAGTGGCCCGGCCAGAACGGCAGCGTCCAGTACTCCGAGGGCGTCGACGTCGGCTACCGCTGGTACGACGCCAAGAACAAGCAGCCGCTGTACCCCTTCGGCCACGGCCTCTCCTACACCACCTTCGGCTACTCCGGCCTGACCGTCTCCGCCCCCGACGCCGCGGGCAACGTCGCCGTCGGCTTCGACGTCACCAACACCGGCACCCGGGCCGGCTCCGAGGTCGCCCAGGTGTACGTCGGCCAGCCCGCCACCAGCGGCGAACCGCCGAAGAACCTGCGCGGCTTCCGGAAGGTCACCCTCGACCCCGGCCAGAGCCAGCACGTCACCCTGACCCTGGACGCCCGCAGCTTCCAGTACTGGAACGGGAGTTGGACCACCGCGACCGGCACCCACACCGTCTCGGTCGGCTCCTCCTCCCGCGACCTGCGCCTGACCGGGCAGACCACCGTCACCGGCGGCACGGGCGGCACCGGAGGCGGTCTGACCCTGCTGCCGCGCACGGGCTGGTCGGCGTCGGCGTCCGCGACGGGCGGGGGTGACGTGCCCGCCAACATGCTGGACGGGTCGGCGGGTTCGCGCTGGTCGTCGGGCACGCCGATGGCGTCGGGCCAGTCGGTGACGGTGGACACGGGCGCGGTGCGGCCGCTGGCGCGGATCACCATGGACTCGGCCGGCAGTGCGTCCGACTACGCCCGCGGCTACCAGGTGTTCCTGTCCTCGGACGGCGTGACCTGGGGCTCCGCGGTGGCCTCCGGCAGCGGTACCGGCGCCCTCGTGACGGTCGACTTCCCGGCGCAGAGCGCCCGGTACGTGAAGGTCGTGCAGACCGGCACGTCCAGCTCGTGGTGGTCGATCGCCGAGTTCAACGCCTACACCTCCGGCGGCGCGGTCAGCGTCCTGCCGCGCACGGGCTGGTCGGCGTCGGCGTCCGCGACGGGCGGGGGTGACGTGGCGGCCAACATGTTGGACGGGTCGGCGGGTTCGCGCTGGTCGTCGGGCACGCCGATGGCGTCGGGCCAGTCGGTGACGGTGGACACGGGCGCGGTGCGGCCGCTGGCGCGGATCACGATGGACTCGGCCGGCAGTGCGTCCGACTACGCCCGCGGCTACCAGGTGTTCCTGTCCTCGGACGGCGTGACCTGGGGCTCCGCGGTGGCCTCCGGCAGCGGTACCAGAGCCCTCGTGACGGTCGACTTCCCGGCGCAGAGCGCCCGGTACGTGAAGGTCGTGCAGACCGGGACGTCCAGCTCGTGGTGGTCGATCGCCGAGTTCAACGCCTACGGCTGA
- a CDS encoding discoidin domain-containing protein, which translates to MLNAAGGGTGGGLALLPRTGWSASASATGGGDVPANMLDGSAGSRWSSGTPMASGQSVTVDTGAVRPLARITMDSAGSANDYARGYQVFLSSDGVTWGSPVATGSGTGALVTVDFPARNARYVKVVQTGTSSSWWSITEFNAYG; encoded by the coding sequence CTGCTCAACGCCGCCGGCGGCGGCACCGGAGGCGGCCTCGCCCTGCTGCCGCGCACGGGCTGGTCGGCGTCGGCGTCCGCGACGGGCGGGGGTGACGTGCCCGCCAACATGCTGGACGGGTCGGCGGGTTCGCGCTGGTCGTCGGGCACGCCGATGGCGTCGGGCCAGTCGGTGACGGTGGACACGGGCGCGGTGCGGCCGCTGGCACGGATCACCATGGACTCGGCCGGCAGCGCGAACGACTACGCCCGCGGCTACCAGGTGTTCCTGTCCTCGGACGGCGTGACCTGGGGCTCCCCGGTGGCGACCGGCAGCGGCACCGGCGCCCTCGTGACGGTCGACTTCCCCGCCCGCAACGCCCGCTACGTCAAGGTCGTGCAGACCGGCACGTCCAGCTCGTGGTGGTCGATCACCGAGTTCAACGCCTACGGCTGA
- a CDS encoding lectin, translated as MKRWRLPLAACLVVLGLATPAPAQAAPAAAAAAVSDPASLVNPLLGTSHEGNTFPGADSPFGMVQWSPDTPSRPPGGDYAYTDNTITGFSLNHLSGPGCGAMGDVPVLPTTGGVDGRATVGFSHAKESASAGAYAVTLDNGVTTELTTTARSGMARFTFPATTQANLLFKLSADKATNLHFTKVSSTEVSGSVDAGLFCASSAPYTAYFDMVFDRPITSTGTFDGGNSVTFDTTGNRTVQAKVGLSYVSVAGATANRAAENPNWDFNAVRTANHDAWNAALGRIAVSGGTPDQQKVFYTALYHALLHPNLLSDSDGKYWGFDRQVHTVSGRQKAQYGTYSGWDIYRTQAQLEALVAPQQASDSAQSLVNDFAQSGQLPKWSLNSAETNVMNGDPAPAVIADYYAFGARDFDTAAAKDAMVRQASAGNGIRLGLDYQSNYGYLPSDGSYLPGFYGSVATQLEYAAQDFAISAFAGALGDNTARDQFANRAQDWRNVFNPASGFMQPKLKDGTWRGGFDPTSSDQFVEGTSWQYTGAVPHNVRGLADAMGGNAKLAAYLDAVLADFHGSGGSHADLGNEPSVELPWEYDYIGQPWKTQKTVRDVQNQLWPNDPANWRVGNDDLGTMSAWYVFSAMGFYPQTPGTADLALGSPLFTNVTVTLAGGGRLVVNAPQAATDAPYVQSATLNGASWNNAYLPAGSVINGATLDLALGTTPNTNWATAVSSAPPSYGGNGDARPPRVQVGPTGPIGSGLAGKCLDAAGGGTSNGTHAQSYACNGTAAQHWTLPGDGSVTQSGKCLDVSGGSTADGAPVQLWDCNQSDGQKWIPRGSALVNTGSGKCLDIPNSGTADGIQLQIFDCNNTAAQQWTLPRTRTGAAPSALAGKCLDDNAAATANGNRIQSWSCNGSPAQSVTVPGDGTLRIFGRCVSASGGGTGNNTPVVLWDCNGSTGQQWAYDATARALRNPQSGRCLDVPNSGTADGIQLQLFDCNGTPAQQWTLPTA; from the coding sequence ATGAAACGATGGCGCCTTCCCCTGGCCGCCTGTCTCGTGGTCCTCGGACTCGCCACGCCCGCGCCCGCCCAGGCGGCGCCCGCAGCGGCGGCGGCCGCGGTGTCCGACCCCGCCTCACTGGTCAACCCGCTGCTCGGGACGTCGCACGAGGGCAACACCTTCCCCGGCGCCGACTCGCCGTTCGGCATGGTGCAGTGGAGCCCCGACACCCCGTCCCGGCCGCCGGGCGGCGACTACGCCTACACCGACAACACCATCACCGGGTTCAGCCTGAACCACCTGTCAGGGCCCGGGTGCGGGGCGATGGGGGACGTGCCCGTGCTGCCGACCACCGGCGGCGTCGACGGCCGCGCCACGGTCGGCTTCTCGCACGCGAAGGAGTCCGCGAGCGCGGGCGCCTACGCCGTCACCCTGGACAACGGCGTCACCACCGAGCTGACCACGACCGCCCGCTCCGGCATGGCGCGCTTCACGTTCCCCGCCACCACCCAGGCCAACCTGCTGTTCAAGCTGAGCGCGGACAAGGCCACCAACCTGCACTTCACCAAGGTCAGCAGCACCGAGGTCAGCGGCTCGGTGGACGCCGGCCTGTTCTGCGCGTCCAGCGCCCCGTACACCGCCTACTTCGACATGGTCTTCGACCGGCCGATCACCTCCACCGGCACGTTCGACGGCGGGAACTCGGTCACCTTCGACACCACGGGCAACCGGACGGTGCAGGCGAAGGTCGGCCTGTCCTACGTCTCCGTCGCCGGCGCCACCGCCAACCGGGCCGCGGAGAACCCGAACTGGGACTTCAACGCCGTGCGCACCGCCAACCACGACGCCTGGAACGCCGCCCTGGGCAGGATCGCCGTCAGCGGCGGCACCCCGGACCAGCAGAAGGTGTTCTACACCGCGCTCTACCACGCGCTGCTGCACCCGAACCTGCTCAGCGACAGCGACGGCAAGTACTGGGGCTTCGACCGCCAGGTGCACACCGTCAGCGGCCGGCAGAAGGCCCAGTACGGCACCTACTCCGGCTGGGACATCTACCGCACCCAGGCGCAGCTGGAGGCGCTGGTCGCCCCCCAGCAGGCCAGTGACAGCGCGCAGTCGCTGGTCAACGACTTCGCGCAGAGCGGCCAGCTGCCGAAGTGGTCGCTGAACTCGGCCGAGACCAACGTCATGAACGGCGACCCCGCACCGGCCGTCATCGCCGACTACTACGCCTTCGGCGCCCGGGACTTCGACACCGCCGCGGCCAAGGACGCGATGGTGCGGCAGGCGTCGGCGGGCAACGGCATCCGGCTGGGGCTCGACTACCAGTCCAACTACGGCTACCTGCCGTCCGACGGCAGCTATCTGCCCGGGTTCTACGGCTCGGTGGCCACCCAACTGGAGTACGCGGCCCAGGACTTCGCGATCTCGGCGTTCGCCGGTGCGCTCGGCGACAACACGGCCCGGGACCAGTTCGCCAACCGGGCCCAGGACTGGCGCAACGTGTTCAACCCCGCCTCCGGCTTCATGCAGCCCAAGCTGAAGGACGGCACCTGGCGCGGCGGCTTCGACCCCACCAGCAGCGACCAGTTCGTCGAGGGCACCTCCTGGCAGTACACCGGCGCCGTCCCGCACAACGTCCGCGGGCTGGCCGACGCGATGGGCGGCAACGCGAAGCTCGCCGCCTACCTGGACGCCGTCCTCGCCGACTTCCACGGCTCCGGCGGCTCGCACGCCGACCTCGGCAACGAGCCCTCCGTCGAACTCCCCTGGGAGTACGACTACATCGGGCAGCCCTGGAAGACCCAGAAGACGGTGCGCGACGTCCAGAACCAGCTGTGGCCCAACGACCCGGCGAACTGGCGCGTCGGCAACGACGACCTCGGCACGATGAGCGCCTGGTACGTCTTCTCCGCGATGGGCTTCTACCCCCAGACGCCCGGCACCGCCGACCTCGCCCTCGGCTCGCCCCTGTTCACCAACGTCACCGTCACCCTGGCGGGCGGCGGCAGGCTGGTCGTCAACGCGCCGCAGGCAGCCACCGACGCGCCCTACGTCCAGAGCGCCACCCTCAACGGCGCCAGTTGGAACAACGCCTACCTCCCGGCGGGCTCCGTCATCAACGGCGCCACCCTCGACCTCGCCCTGGGCACCACCCCCAACACCAACTGGGCCACCGCCGTCTCCTCCGCGCCGCCCTCCTACGGCGGCAACGGCGACGCCCGCCCGCCCCGGGTCCAGGTCGGCCCGACCGGCCCGATCGGCTCCGGCCTCGCGGGCAAGTGCCTGGACGCCGCCGGCGGCGGCACCTCCAACGGCACCCACGCACAGTCCTACGCCTGCAACGGCACCGCCGCGCAGCACTGGACGCTCCCCGGCGACGGCAGCGTCACGCAGTCCGGCAAGTGCCTGGACGTCAGCGGCGGCTCCACCGCCGACGGCGCCCCCGTCCAGCTGTGGGACTGCAACCAGAGCGACGGGCAGAAGTGGATCCCGCGCGGGAGCGCCCTGGTCAACACCGGCTCGGGCAAGTGCCTGGACATCCCCAACTCCGGTACGGCGGACGGCATCCAGCTGCAGATCTTCGACTGCAACAACACCGCCGCCCAGCAGTGGACGCTGCCGCGCACCCGCACCGGCGCCGCCCCCTCGGCGCTGGCCGGCAAGTGCCTGGACGACAACGCCGCCGCCACCGCGAACGGCAACCGCATCCAGTCGTGGAGCTGCAACGGCTCGCCCGCCCAGTCCGTCACCGTCCCCGGCGACGGCACCCTGCGGATCTTCGGGCGCTGTGTGTCCGCGTCCGGCGGCGGCACCGGCAACAACACGCCCGTCGTGCTGTGGGACTGCAACGGCTCCACCGGCCAGCAGTGGGCCTACGACGCCACCGCCAGGGCGCTGCGCAACCCGCAGTCCGGCCGCTGCCTGGACGTGCCCAACTCCGGTACGGCGGACGGCATCCAACTCCAGCTCTTCGACTGCAACGGCACCCCGGCCCAGCAGTGGACGCTGCCCACCGCCTGA
- a CDS encoding VOC family protein, whose product MTATPKFAHVVFQTGNPAAMRDWYCAVLDGHVVFQNDSLCFITYDEEHHRVALLTPPVPTERRKPTTAAAHHVAYTFGHLDDLLARYELLRDKGVAPAVCIAHGVTTSLYYRDPDGGFVEMQIDNFAEPDDATDYMRGPEYSADAVGPAFDPEAMLAARRAGADVEDLIGRSWALRTPMPDPMLVLTGAV is encoded by the coding sequence ATGACCGCCACCCCGAAGTTCGCCCACGTCGTCTTCCAGACCGGCAACCCCGCCGCCATGCGGGACTGGTACTGCGCCGTTCTCGACGGACACGTCGTGTTCCAGAACGACAGTCTGTGCTTCATCACCTACGACGAGGAGCACCACCGCGTCGCCCTGCTCACGCCACCGGTACCCACGGAGCGCCGGAAGCCGACGACGGCGGCGGCCCACCACGTCGCGTACACCTTCGGCCACCTCGACGACCTCCTCGCCCGCTACGAGCTGCTGCGCGACAAGGGCGTCGCCCCGGCGGTGTGCATCGCCCACGGCGTCACCACCTCCCTGTACTACCGGGACCCGGACGGCGGCTTCGTCGAGATGCAGATCGACAACTTCGCCGAACCGGACGACGCCACCGACTACATGCGGGGGCCCGAGTACAGCGCCGACGCGGTCGGCCCCGCCTTCGATCCCGAGGCGATGCTCGCCGCGCGCCGGGCCGGGGCCGACGTCGAGGACCTGATCGGCCGGTCCTGGGCCCTGCGCACCCCCATGCCCGATCCGATGCTGGTCCTGACCGGGGCCGTCTGA
- a CDS encoding fumarylacetoacetate hydrolase family protein, translating to MRIANLSGRLVLVVDGRAVDVERASGGGFTSDPQAVYERWEEFRRWAAQARLPEGDAFDPARLGAPAPAPRQVVAAGLNYRDHAAESGFALPETMPPVFTKFATSITGPVTEVVLPPDGHTDWEIELVAVIGTRAHRVPAETAWEHVAGLTVGQDISERITQLEGPSPQFSLGKSFPGFAPIGPWLVSPDEFENPDDLGLRCTVNGEEVQKGRTGDLIFSVPELISRLSAVIPLLPGDVIFTGTPAGVGLGRDPQRWLAPGDELVSTIEGIGELRQTFVARA from the coding sequence GTGCGCATCGCCAACCTCTCCGGCCGCCTGGTCCTCGTCGTCGACGGCAGGGCCGTCGACGTCGAGCGGGCCAGCGGCGGCGGCTTCACCTCCGACCCGCAGGCCGTCTACGAGCGGTGGGAGGAGTTCCGCCGGTGGGCGGCGCAGGCCCGGCTGCCCGAGGGCGACGCGTTCGATCCCGCCCGGCTCGGCGCCCCCGCGCCCGCGCCGCGGCAGGTCGTCGCCGCCGGCCTGAACTACCGCGACCACGCCGCCGAGTCCGGGTTCGCCCTGCCCGAGACGATGCCGCCGGTCTTCACCAAGTTCGCCACCAGCATCACCGGACCGGTCACCGAGGTCGTCCTGCCGCCGGACGGCCACACCGACTGGGAGATCGAACTCGTCGCCGTCATCGGCACCCGCGCCCACCGCGTCCCCGCCGAGACCGCCTGGGAGCACGTCGCCGGGCTGACCGTGGGCCAGGACATCTCCGAGCGCATCACCCAACTGGAGGGCCCCTCACCGCAGTTCAGCCTCGGCAAGTCCTTCCCGGGCTTCGCCCCCATCGGCCCGTGGCTGGTCTCCCCGGACGAGTTCGAGAACCCCGACGACCTCGGGCTGCGCTGCACCGTGAACGGCGAGGAGGTCCAGAAGGGCCGCACCGGCGACCTGATCTTCTCGGTGCCCGAGCTGATCTCCCGGCTGTCCGCGGTGATCCCGCTGCTGCCCGGCGACGTGATCTTCACCGGCACCCCCGCCGGCGTCGGCCTCGGCCGCGACCCGCAGCGCTGGCTCGCCCCCGGCGACGAACTCGTCAGCACCATCGAGGGCATCGGCGAACTGCGCCAGACCTTCGTCGCCCGGGCCTGA